The sequence GACGCAGCGCTGCTGGGAAGTAATTGATGCTCAAGCAGAAATGGCATTGAAGTCAGAAGGCTTCTGTGAAATTGATCAACAAACACTAGAGATCATTGTAACCAGGGAAGCACTAAACACTAAGGAGGTGGTAGTTTTTGAGGCTGTTCTTAATTGGGCAGAGGCTGAATGCAAAAGACAAGGCCTACCAATTACACCAAGGAACAAGAGGAATgtattaggaaaagctttatATTTGGTGCGGATTCCAACTATGACTTTGGAGGAGTTTGCCAATGGAGCTGCTCAATCTGACATCCTTACCCTTGAGGAAACGCATAATATATTCTTATGGTATACAGCTGCAAATAAACCCAAGCTAGAATTTCCACTGACAAAAAGAAAAGGACTTGTACCTCAAAGATGCCATCGATTTCAATCCTCCGCATATCGTAGTAACCAATGGAGGTACAGAGGTCGCTGTGACAGTATCCAATTTGCTGTAGATAAAAGGATATTCATAGCCGGACTAGGCTTGTATGGATCAAGCTGTGGTAAAGCTGAATACAGCGTCAAAATTGAACTTAAGCGTCTAGGAATTGTTCTTGCTCAAAATCTGACAAAGTTTACCTCTGATGGATCCAGTAATACTTTCTCTGTGTGGTTTGAACACCCTGTGCAGGTTGAGCAAGACACATTTTACAACGTAAGTGCCATTCTTGATGGCAATGAACTTAGTTATTTTGGGCAAGAGGGAATGACTGAAGTACAATGTGGAAAAGTAACATTCCAATTCCAGTGCTCCTCAGACAGTACCAATGGAACTGGAGTACAAGGAGGACAAATACCTGAACTCATTTTCTATGCATGATGCATTTCACTTTGATTGTATTCCAGTACTGCTATTCACGCTAAAGGATGTTTTGATTACCACAAACCTCTACAGCAGTGTGGAATGTTACACTACTTACTTATCTACTACATCAGGCTATCAAAATAAGTGAAGGAATGCTCTTGAATTtaatcttattttatttattcataagATATTTGACTTAATTAAACCTGCAACATGCAGAAAAATGTTAAATTCTGCACGTAATGtgcatttattttgtatatagATAACTAACTTGCAGACTGCAGCTGAC is a genomic window of Malaclemys terrapin pileata isolate rMalTer1 chromosome 4, rMalTer1.hap1, whole genome shotgun sequence containing:
- the BTBD6 gene encoding BTB/POZ domain-containing protein 6 isoform X2 yields the protein MAAELYPASANTNIANSNNAAAATVAAAANSKKNALQLQQSAQPPPPPQLQNLNNNNLESSNWQSFHPTLRERNALMFNNELMADVHFIVGPLGASKKVPAHKYVLAVGSSVFYAMFYGDLAEVRSEIHIPDVEPAAFLILLKYMYSDEIDLEADTVLATLYAAKKYIVPALAKACVNFLETSLEAKNACVLLSQSRLFEEPELTQRCWEVIDAQAEMALKSEGFCEIDQQTLEIIVTREALNTKEVVVFEAVLNWAEAECKRQGLPITPRNKRNVLGKALYLVRIPTMTLEEFANGAAQSDILTLEETHNIFLWYTAANKPKLEFPLTKRKGLVPQRCHRFQSSAYRSNQWRYRGRCDSIQFAVDKRIFIAGLGLYGSSCGKAEYSVKIELKRLGIVLAQNLTKFTSDGSSNTFSVWFEHPVQVEQDTFYNVSAILDGNELSYFGQEGMTEVQCGKVTFQFQCSSDSTNGTGVQGGQIPELIFYA
- the BTBD6 gene encoding BTB/POZ domain-containing protein 6 isoform X1 gives rise to the protein MPLPHGCLNGRIMKCLTFFLLLPETLKKSKKSVRSNGKGPACYEIVPLSLKKKMAAELYPASANTNIANSNNAAAATVAAAANSKKNALQLQQSAQPPPPPQLQNLNNNNLESSNWQSFHPTLRERNALMFNNELMADVHFIVGPLGASKKVPAHKYVLAVGSSVFYAMFYGDLAEVRSEIHIPDVEPAAFLILLKYMYSDEIDLEADTVLATLYAAKKYIVPALAKACVNFLETSLEAKNACVLLSQSRLFEEPELTQRCWEVIDAQAEMALKSEGFCEIDQQTLEIIVTREALNTKEVVVFEAVLNWAEAECKRQGLPITPRNKRNVLGKALYLVRIPTMTLEEFANGAAQSDILTLEETHNIFLWYTAANKPKLEFPLTKRKGLVPQRCHRFQSSAYRSNQWRYRGRCDSIQFAVDKRIFIAGLGLYGSSCGKAEYSVKIELKRLGIVLAQNLTKFTSDGSSNTFSVWFEHPVQVEQDTFYNVSAILDGNELSYFGQEGMTEVQCGKVTFQFQCSSDSTNGTGVQGGQIPELIFYA